A stretch of Lathyrus oleraceus cultivar Zhongwan6 chromosome 6, CAAS_Psat_ZW6_1.0, whole genome shotgun sequence DNA encodes these proteins:
- the LOC127095106 gene encoding benzyl alcohol O-benzoyltransferase has protein sequence MILNDKEKLMVDCTGEGVLFTEADADVSLKDFGDVLLPPFHYLDELLYDVPGSSNVFNAPLMLIQVTRLKCGGFIFVIRINHTISDAFGIAQFMNALAEICRGMNEPSISPVWRRELLSVRNPPRVTCYHPELEQAHNNKGIINVISLDNMARRTFFYGPNELATIRSLLPVHLHSCSKFEIITAFLWRCRTIALQLDSNEEVCMYFGVNGRSKFVDLQLPNGYYGNVVAIPAATYMYALNLVQNAKTKVTKEYMHSLADLIVINGRPLFTTTKLMFIVSDTTRVGFRDVDFGWGKAVYGGPAIDSPLPGILSFYIPFTNVKGEEGLVVPFCLPAQAMERFVIEHDSVLKRFVIILSLIVKSMYLLK, from the exons ATGATTTTGAATGATAAAGA GAAACTTATGGTTGATTGCACCGGAGAAGGTGTTTTGTTCACTGAAGCAGATGCTGACGTTAGTTTGAAAGATTTTGGTGATGTTCTTCTTCCTCCATTTCATTATTTGGATGAGCTTCTTTATGATGTTCCTGGTTCTTCAAACGTGTTTAACGCTCCATTGATGCTTATTCAGGTAACACGCCTCAAGTGCGGTGGTTTCATATTTGTTATTCGTATAAACCATACAATAAGTGATGCATTTGGTATAGCTCAATTCATGAACGCCTTAGCAGAAATATGTCGTGGAATGAATGAACCTTCAATCTCACCGGTGTGGCGCAGAGAACTTCTAAGCGTAAGGAACCCACCAAGAGTGACATGTTATCATCCTGAACTCGAACAAGCACATAATAACAAAGGAATCATCAATGTCATATCCTTAGACAACATGGCCCGACGAACTTTCTTCTATGGTCCCAACGAGTTAGCCACAATCCGCTCCCTCCTTCCT GTTCATCTTCACT CATGT tCCAAATTTGAAATCATCACTGCATTCCTTTGGCGTTGTCGTACAATAGCGTTACAACTAGATTCAAACGAAGAAGTCTGTATGTATTTCGGAGTCAATGGACGTAGTAAATTTGTTGACCTACAATTGCCGAACGGCTACTATGGTAATGTTGTTGCAATTCCTGCTGCTACGTATATGTATGCATTGAATTTAGTTCAGAATGCAAAAACTAAAGTGACCAAAGAATATATGCATTCATTGGCAGATTTAATTGTTATCAACGGTCGACCTCTGTTTACTACGACAAAACTTATGTTTATAGTGTCTGATACTACACGTGTGGGATTTAGAGATGTTGATTTTGGTTGGGGGAAAGCTGTTTATGGAGGACCAGCTATCGATTCTCCACTTCCTGGTATTCTTAGCTTTTATATTCCTTTTACAAATGTTAAAGGAGAGGAAGGTTTGGTTGTACCATTTTGTTTGCCAGCACAAGCCATGGAGAGATTTGTAATAGAACATGATAGTGTGCTTAAGAGATTTGTAATAATATTGTCTCTCATAGTTAAGTCAATGTATCTTTTAAAATAA